CTCTTCTGGTCTCCCCTCTGATATCATGGGTTTTCTTGGGAAATCATCAGAAGGAGGCACAGACTGCAGTCAAGGAAGGGAGGTGTGATCAGAACTAAAGCAGAGTTACGAGAGCTATCGGAGAGCCACGCGCTCCCAGCTGTGTGTCTGGTGCAGCCGCCACTCAATGGCCCGTTCTCGCTAGGCCCAATCTAGTTCCCCTGAACACATGATCTGGTCTTAGAGGCCCAGAACACGCTTctcacaggcagggcagggccatgCATTTTAGATATCTCAAACCCTCCCAGCAACCAAGGTAACCTTTACCCATTCTAAGGGTGTTGCTCCCCTAGATCCCCTCTTGTCCCCTTTCTCATCTGATACACACAGTAACTGTGTCTTCTCTTAATGTGATTTATAAGCTCCTTGGTCAACTGGCTGTAGCTCCTGTGTTTATGAAGGATCCAGAACAAATGGCTCTGAACTAGAGCGGGGCCTCTGGAGGcttccacaatacaaataatgatcaTAAATAATCAACACAATAATCCAGCCAAATCCCTTTGCCTTTAGCTGCAGACAAAGGTCAAACCACATTTGCCAGTGTTAGTAACTTGAATAGAGGTGGACAGGGCAGCCCCGTTCACCTCGGACAGGAGAATTCTTTCAGTCTCATTCCAGGGCTTAAAAGGGACGACttcatgcatctgacgaagtgggttccagcccacgaaagcttatgcccaaattaatttgttagtctttaagtgccacaggactcctcgttgttttagtaGGATGATAGTTACTGATGAGAATTACTGATTTCTGATCCCTTAGCAACATCCCTGTCTGTCTGCTGAAAGGGTTTGTACCTCCCCTCAGTGATCTTTCTCCAGATCTGTCTGTCTACTATCTACCCAGCTATCCTGGGCATTTACAGGGTATCAGGCCGTAAGGACACCTAGGCATCATCCCTATTTTTTTACTAATAAACTATCATTTTTAAATATGCACAAATTCACAGAGCAGCCAATTCCTCTCTGACTCAGCACAGAGCCCAAGAGTCCCCATCTCCCTTTGGGCAGGTCCCTTAATTACTGTTTACTCCTAATGCTGGATAAAGAACACAGAAGTGCAGACAGGCCTGCCTCCAGCCTGTTTACATTCAGATGCTGCTTCTCCCCTAGAGGCTGAGTGAACCCACCTGGGATTGCACAGAGCTATATTAAAAACGGTGCACACCCCTGTGTCAGCTCTCGGTGTGGGATGCTGCTGATGATATTGGGGTGAGAGAGGTGTGGGACACGGCTACCTGAAGGGGATTCCCTGGGAAGATGGTTCTGTCTCAGAAATCACAGGTACCCGtctcttgctgaggagctcacctCTCAACAAACACAGTGCAACATGGGAATGATGGGCTAGAGAATATGTTGGTGGTCCTTTCCACCCTACATAGCCATGAAGCATCCCAGGACCTATTCTACTGGTGATAAGTTTGCTCTAGTATCATGGACCAAAATGTAACACTTTTCTGTGCACCCCCACCCGCTGCTGATGAACATAagaagaatggccgtactgggtcagaccaaaagtacatccaggccagtatcctgtctgctgacagtggccagtgccgggtgccccagagggagtgaatctaacaggtaatgatcaagtgatctctctcctgccatccatctccaccctctgaaaaacagaggctagggacaccattccttacccaacctggctaatagccattaatggacttaacctccatgaatttatctagttctcttttaaaccctgttatagtcctagccttcacaacctcctcaggcaaggagttccacaggttgactgtgcactgagtgaagaagaacttccttttatttgttttaaacctgctgcccattcatttcatttggtggcccctagttcttatattatgggaacaagtaaataacttttccttattcactttctccacaccactcattattttatatacctctatcatatcccccctcagtctcctcttttccaagctgaaaagtcctagcctctttcatctctcctcatatgggacctgttccaaacccctaatcattttagttgcccttttctgaaccttttctaattccagtataccttttttgagatgaggagacggCATctatacacagtattcaagatgcgggcgtaccatgggtttacataagggcaataagatattctccatcatattttctatcccttttttaatgattcctaacatcctgtttgctttcttgactgctgctgtcccctgcgtggacgtcttcatagagctatccacaatgactccaagatctctttcctgattagttgtagctaaactagcccccatcatattgtatgtatggttggggttatttttcccaatgtgcattactttacacttatccacattaaatttcatttgccattttgttgtcctatcactttttgaagttcttcatggtctgctttggtcttaactatcttgagcagtttagtatcatctgcaaactttgccacctcactgtttacccctttctccagatcatttctgaataagtcgaataggattggtcctaggactgaccctcagggaacaccactagttacccctctccattctgaaaatttaccatttattcctaccctttgttccctgtcttttaaccagttctcaatccatgaaacaatcttccctcttatcccatgacaacttaatttacgtaagagcctttggtcagGGACCtcttcaaaggctttctggaaatctaagtacactgtgtccactggatcccccttgtccacacgtttgttgaccccttcaaagaactcgaAGAGATTAGTaaggcacgatttccctttacagaagccacaTTGACTTTtacccaacaatttatgttcttctctttgtctgacaattttattctttactattgtttcaactaatttgcccagtacagAAGTTAGATTTACTGGTCTGTAGTTGCctggatcacctctagagccctttttaaatattggtgttacattagctatctttcagtcattgggtacagaagctgattgaaaggacaggttacaaaccatagttaatagttctgcaatttcacatttgagttctttcagaactcttgggtgatgccatctggtcccggtgacttgttactgttacgtttctcaattaattccaaaacctcctctaatgacacttcaatctgttacaattcctcagatttgtcacctgcaaaggacggctcaggtttgggaatctccctaacatcctcagccatgaagacaaaagcaaagaattcatttagtttctccacaatgactttattgtctttaagtgctccttttgtatctcgattgtccagtggccccactggttggtcagcaggcttcttgcttctgatgtacttaaaaaaacataTTGTTATTACCTTTTAAGTTTtgggctagctgttcttcaatctcctttttggcttttctcattacatttttacacttaatttggcagtgtttatggtcctttctatttacctcactaggatttgacttccactttttaatagatgcctttttatctctcactgcttcttttacatggttgttacaAAGAACCATTTTATTTCTGTCACTCTTTTCTGCaacctctccagtttttcaagatCCTTTTGAAATGTCTGGATAATTTTCCTCAGCTTTGGGGAATTAACCCTTTTGTAGCATTAAATGTCAATAGATATTACTGGTTGGGAACTGTTCTCTGTTTGTCTATGTGAATGTAATCAGTTCCgttctttatttttctctcctctaTCATATGCCACCTTCTTTGTCTCTTCCCCAAACTCAACTGTTACAGACTTTTCAGTATCTCCGCATATGACAACCTCCCTCATTCTCATAGCGTGTCTTGGAAACCCCCTTTAAAATGCTACATCCTTTAGAGAGATTGGGTGACCAAAACTGAGTGCATAACCAGAACAGGTTATTCTCCATCCAATTCCTTAGTTATCTGAATATTGTCTTTGTTTTGGCCAGTGCTGCGAATGGACAGGTGTTTCCATGGAGCTGCTATCAATGACACTCAGGTCCTTTCCCTGAGGTTTGTTCTAGTTTGAATGTTTCCCATGGTACACATCTTGGCAAAGGTTTCATTTTTTTCACTCTCAGATTTTGAGCAACTGGGTGATGGGGAACTCCCAACACCGTGGACTTCCGAGCTGGCTTTCATTTAATTAAGGAACAATGATGGATAACCAGTATCCatacttgacaggtttcagagtaacagccatgttagtctgtattcgcaaaaagaaaaggagtacttgtggaaccttagagactaaccaatttatttgagcatgaactttcgtgagctacagctcacttcatcagatgcatactatggaaagtgtagaagatcttattatatacacacaaagcaagaaaaaatacctccccccaccccactctcctgctggtaatagcttatctaaagtgaccactctccttacaatgtgcatgataatcatggtgggccatttccagcacaaatccagggtttaacaagaacagagtttaacaagaacgtctgtaTCCATACTTGTGTTTCCTGCTGGTGCCTCTTAAGGTTTCCCACACCATAACGTGTAGGAATTATTGAAATGTGGAGCACCATGAAATATGGAATTGACATTAGTAAGGTCTGTTGTTAATAATTCATTTATCTGAATAACGAAAATGTCATGTATCAGTGTGTGAAGAGCGACCAATCTGCTTCCCCCATGAGAACAGCCTCCAGAAGTGCATGTAGCGTCTAATATTAACATTGCCTTTCTGTCTAGGCTTTTGTACTCCGACCCTCACCATACACCCTGGAAACATAGAGGAAGTCAGGGGGAACATATGTTACATGAAGGAGACACCATTCTGCCTTACATGTGGACACATTCTTCCCTACTCCATGTCTGATTCCAACACAACcgacttcaccaacccctccaccttcatcctgatgggcattcctggcctggatgcggcccacatctggatctccatccccttctgtgtGATCTATGCCTTAGccatcttggggaacttcaccattCTGTTCATTGTGAAGATAGAGCCaagcctccatgagcccatgtactatttcctctgcatgctggctgtCAGCGACCTGGTCCTGTCCACATCCATCCtgcccaaaatgctgagcatcttctggttgaATTCCAGGGAGATtgatttcagtgcctgcctcacccagatgtacttcattcactgcttctcagtgatggagtctgggatctttgtggccatggcttttgatcgctacgtggccatctgccatcccctgagacattccaccatcctgacaaacTCCGTGGTGTCCAAGATTGGCCTGGCCGTGGTGCTGCGTGGCAGCGTACTTGTCCTGCCTTTTCCCTTCCTGGCGAGGCGGTGGCCATATTGTAGAACCACAATCATCTCCCACTCATACTGTGAGCACATAGCCgtggtgaagctggcctgtgCCGATATCCGCGTCAGTAGTTACTACAGTCTCTCTGTGGCATTCTGTTTGAtcagtctggattttttttttatcactgtGTCCTATatccagatcctcagggccatcttcagcctccccagAAGGGATGCCCGGCTCAAGACTCTtgggacctgcagctcccacctctgtgtcatTTTGGCTTTTTACATCCctgctctcttctccctcctcacaCACCGGTTTGGTCAGAATGTGGCCCTGCATTTCCACATTCTTATTGCCAACGCCTACCTGCTCGTGCCCCCAATGCTACACCCCATCATCTATGGGGTGAGGACCAAACAGATCTGGGACAGGCTGCTCCGGCTATTTACTCATAAAGGGACCTAAAGTTTTCTC
The nucleotide sequence above comes from Caretta caretta isolate rCarCar2 chromosome 1, rCarCar1.hap1, whole genome shotgun sequence. Encoded proteins:
- the LOC125640233 gene encoding olfactory receptor 52K2-like, producing the protein MKETPFCLTCGHILPYSMSDSNTTDFTNPSTFILMGIPGLDAAHIWISIPFCVIYALAILGNFTILFIVKIEPSLHEPMYYFLCMLAVSDLVLSTSILPKMLSIFWLNSREIDFSACLTQMYFIHCFSVMESGIFVAMAFDRYVAICHPLRHSTILTNSVVSKIGLAVVLRGSVLVLPFPFLARRWPYCRTTIISHSYCEHIAVVKLACADIRVSSYYSLSVAFCLISLDFFFITVSYIQILRAIFSLPRRDARLKTLGTCSSHLCVILAFYIPALFSLLTHRFGQNVALHFHILIANAYLLVPPMLHPIIYGVRTKQIWDRLLRLFTHKGT